aagaaaataacataagTGATGAATCTTCTTGGAAGGTGTTCGAAGAGGTGCTTTTGAACTTGATCCTGTTTGCTTGTCAACTGACATATTTCGATCAGGAGGTCAACTGGATCAAGTTCATAAGAACCTTTTCGGAAAAGATGAAAGACAAGATCTCACGTCGTCGTTCATGAGCTTCATCCGGCTGAACCGCACACTCCCATCTAGGTCAGTCGATGGACATCGATACTCAACATCGTCCACCCTCCGCGTGTCTCTGTGGTTGAGTTGGTGGTTGATTTGATCCAGCTGATCCTTCAACCCAGAGAAGGTGACATCAGTGTGAATCCTGAAAAAAAGGGGTGGTTTTCCCCTGTTGCAGTAAATTGCAGCTAGCTTGGTATTCAGATCAATGACAAAGTTTTCCATggttttttttgtgtggtttaCTGGTAACGAAAACAGGGACACCTATTTATAGAACTTTCTGGACGTCGTGAACCAAAGAAACTATTGGTGCCATGAGGACCACAAAAAAAGTCTTGTCCTGAActatttcggattatataatctgaaacatCCCTCACCTTACATAAAATACGAAGTTTCTCTTATTTTCACTCATTATTTAagcatttcagattatataatttgaaaaccTTCGATAGggtttcatattatataatccgaaataaGTCAGAGTATTAGACGGTGGTATGTAATTCATGAAACATAATTTCCACCCATTACCTTATAAATACCCTTCAAACCTTCACCATTTCTCACATCATCATCTCACACCCTATCTTCCTCTTCCttctataataatatattttcatcgTTGGTCTTTCATAAAAAGATGCTACTTTGGAAATTAATGGATTGTTTGAAATGTCAATGGGGATGGTTCAACCCctcctccccccccccccccaaacaTCTTTTTCTCTGCTACTTTGGAAATTAATGGATTGTTTGAAAGGTCAATGGGGATGGTCCAACCCCCTCCTCCCCCCACACCCAAACTTCTTTTTCTCCTTCCCCCTCTCCATCAGTTTGCATCACTGGTTTAAGTTAGGGTTTTTTAATAGACTAACATTaggtttgaatattttatgtaaTAAGTTTAAAAAGCTTTGagctttattttattgaaaatgtattgatataataataaaatgagatttttgtatcattttgtccttttaattttgtttatatttccattttttatgattttggcatcaaaataatataaataaaccaAAGTCTAATTAAAATTTTGGTAAAAgacattttagattatataatccgaatcaggggtatttcaaaataaaaaaataaaaaatagggggCATGAGAAATAagtagggtggaaaaagtaataattgatgaattggaTGGAAATTTGTTAGGCGGTCCAATGAAAAGTTAATTCTAAGCCCAAAAAAGTACAAAGAAACTAAATGGCATTTCTTTTCTCACCTCTTTTAATTCTTAAAAACTTCACTCCGAATTTatttagactattacttttcccatccTATAACAGTCTCACGtaccctgtaaaattttcaataatgtCCCTTTGCAGGTCGGATTTCATAATTCGGACTatgcttatgtataatcagcaaTCATAATCTCTCTCATTTCaccaattttgaattttgcttttaaaaacaacaaaaaaagggtCTAttcatgtcaaataaaatcataaaaacacaaggatgagagttaggaagattaatattgtccttaaAACGACCAtacatgttacaaacatgttcagAATTGGTGTTGATGTTGTCTGCATTAGCACCATGAAAAAAGGGTCTAAAgtctaaacgatggaattttggattttgagggcgGAGTATCATAAGAAGTCCCTTCTAAGGGAGTCTTGATCTTAAAAACACAAGGATGAAAGCTAcaaagattaatattgtccttaaaatgactatccatgttacaaacatgttcagAATTCGTGCTGGTGAtgtccggattacgtaatccgaacTGCATCGGTACCATGAAAAAATGGTGTTTAGGGAGGgtgttcggattttataatctgaaaaaTTCATTtagcgcgccctattttttgagattttcggattacaaaatccgaattggtgaaaaactcattttttttcaccttataacaaaggaaaacattagttcggattttaaaatccgaaaatcTCAAGGacatttttggaagaaaaaaaatagggcgcgcgagaaaTGGATAGGAGGTTAAAAATAATAGTCATTTATTTATCCTAATAGATAATTCTAAAATCACACTCTCTAACATGTACCCAttctaatataaattttttattgattaaaattcacatgAGTTCTACCAAATATATATGAAACCAACATAATTTagtaatttctttaaaaaaaaaaaaaaaacataatttattgaCATGAAGCAGATCTTACATTTTCAGTCCGGATTTATTTATACTAATAGAAAACATAATTACAAGTTTTCTTTCAACAAATTATTGTTGACAAACCTAATGTTACATTTCTCAGTCGGTTGAATAACAGTTTTAGCctccaaattttttaaaaattgcgattttgactctctaagaaaaaaaattacaaaactatCCCTTAAGTTTTGCATTTGTGACAGCTTTGGCCCCtaaggccaattttgactcggtatACGCTGACCTGACACCCTACGTGAGGTGTCacgtgttatttatttttaccaaaaattgatcttgggggccaaaactgctacagttgcaaaacttaggggacggttttgtagtttttattcttaggggaccaaaatcacAATTTCGTAAAAATTAGGGGACGAAAACTGTTATTAAACCATTCTCAGGTAAACTTGTATCTTTTAGCTTTTAACTATACTAAACTTGAACTTGAGATGAAGTTCAAAAATGGTGTCATTATATTTTGATGTTGCAATCTCAAAACTCAGTGTTaaattccaaaattgatactTCATCTAGaaagaaatataaacaaaaagtaCATGTCTTCCGTTCAAATctgaacatacatatatatattttcttatgttttaAACTAAAGAATAGTTTCCGCGATTAAGATGTTGAAAATGCATTTCTCAACTGATACAAGTTCCTATGATTCCTTACATATgataaagtttttaaaaataaatggactTTTTACACatacaaaatttaaaactagatatgtaaaaattctgaaaaaatgCATACACATTTGAGTTTTGAAATTCAAACCAATATAAAGTcctaaatttttttactttggCGATGTGTCTGGATTATAAAATTTGGACAACCCCCATCCATATTTTAATGTTCGGACATAGATAATTTTGGTGTTTTAAAAGTCCTTGGAGATAGAAATTCAATTTAACCTTATTTGGTCAAAGGATCGGTTCCGACCGTGATTCACAACAATCATGTAATTGTTTGGGAAATACACGAGTGTCTCTATAGAActttttaaagaattaaataatactatctccgtttctttttaattgtcactttttgacattttacacaaaccaagataatcaataattgttactatttttgatacaataagttatacttttactataatgaccttattcatttaacatctcatttcatatatatctcttttctcaataaatactaaggataatatttataaaataacatttaatgttgcatttaactttgaaagtgagagttaaataggaacaaaaattttctccaaaagagacacttaaaaaggaacggagggagtaagtttttaaaaaaataatttcctaATCTATAATGCTTAAAGAATACAAAAGAGGTACTCGTTAAAAAGACtctaatctttctttttttataataaaccgATTTTCAACGTCTCTTTGCACTGAAATCGGCTCCATGATATTAAAGGCCCACTCTTATAGACCATGAACCATccgattttttcttttttattttcatattaggGATGAACCATCATGATGTTATTATAGATTATTATTACTAGagtgtcctcgtgagtttaactcagttagtagggacaatgcataatatatgtaaaggtCGTGGGTTCAAACaccggacaccaccaaaaagaTTATTATCACTAGAGTGTGCATTTTTACCATCAAGTGTGGATTCCATAGCTCTAAATATTGATGGCTGTGTTTTCCTCAAACTAACTTAGGAGATTTTGATGGTCTTATTCGGGATTATACATGTTCTTTTTTGCATGGTTTCTTCGAGAAAATTAATAGACCTTGGACTGTCCATACTGAGATTTTGGGTTTATACTATAGTAGGAAGCTGTGTCGGGATATTTGCTTTAAGCAGGTGTTGTGTCTATCTGATTCAACTAATGTTGACCTCATCTAAAAGGATTTGAATGTGCATCACAAGTATAGAAATTTGATCACGGCTAAGAACATTCTTCGTAGAGATTGGATGGTTAGTTTATAACATACTTTGTCTGAAGGTAACATTACGTTGCAGCTGATTTCCTGACTAAAAAAGTAGGTTGCAGGGGTAGTGGAGGAAATTTCGCCAGTTTGGTAAGACATTTCTAGGTGGTTGGGTTGGGATTTAGTGCCTCACTCGAGTATTTTAGGTAGTTTTCTTAGTTTTGTGGAGTTGGAATTTGGTAAGAAAGTTGCTCTAGGTTTAATTTTGGTTTGGCTTGCTATTGTGTGGGTTCTAGAAAACTCTCgtaatgatattatttttacgGGAGTGACTGTGGTTGTCGAGTTTTTAGTTGATCGGGTCGAGTATTTCATTTGATTcttacatcttttttttttttggtacaaattcttaaatccttttttttttggtacaaattctTACATCCTATTTATCGGCAAGGTTTGATATAtcctcaactttttttttctttctatttctaCAAACAATTCCATTGGACCACAATCAACAGTTGATTTAAATCTTGTAGCCTACTATGTCATTTTCAGTTTTACTCTATTGTGGTACATGACCTAGAGTGGAGAAGGGCATAAATTGGGAAATATTTGGTCACCCTTTCCTTATCTGCCCCTTGCAAAGTTTAGAACTCAATACCATGTGAAAATAGTAGGTGGGGATCCATATAGGGCTAGACATGTGATAGTGTGGGGGCATATATGGTAAtgaaattatcaatttttgtgTATAATACGAAGGTGGTGGATGTGGACATGAAGAAGGGAATCTTGCCACCTTTGTTATTAAAATAACTAAGAGTAATGAGTGGATTGATGAAATTGTTGATAAACTTTGAGTATTGGGTTGAGCATGCCATGTTTTTCTTTGTCTTAATAATAATCACAATGTTCCTCTCTTTCATGGATGGTGTGTTTCTTTTTCCCGGCCGTCAGAAACAATCAAAGGAGAATGGTATAATActaatcaaagattgaaagaaaCACAATTGGGAAATAGAGAAGCATAAATTATACAAGTATATGGAAAACACCATGATTACATTGAGTAGTAGTAGCATTTTAATAAAGTAGTGTAGTTCGAGGTTACCATAGTCATTTCAGTTATTAATATAGGGGACATGCTAACAATTTgttaggataaaaaaaaaaaagaagaaataattgACAAGTTTTGTGaacataaaaatgtattttttttttaaagttttaatgtggttgaatacacaattttcaaaatattttttttctttaaacttTTTAGCAAATAAGATATTTGTCAGCATTTCCGTTGGTATAATACTCCTTCATTCTTTGTGATGGTTGAAAGCCAAAAAGACTATCTTTGTATTTGGTGAATAtttgtggtggtcgagcccATTGTCGTGTTTAGGCATTGACTAACCACTTTTTGTACCTTGTGTGAACTGCTTGTTTTGAGTAGCCTTTTTGACACACCTTATGCTGAGGAGACTGTTATATCagtgttaatataattcattttttatcgttcaaaaaataattatactccTTCATTCCTTAATTATCCatgaatatatcaaaatttgatttagcttttttctttaagttttCCAAGtcatttaaacaatttcatttatcattatttcaattagataattgagtttttttatttaatatattcatatatttataaaaaaaatacaaataacaatttatagcataaatatatgcttaaaataataataccaaaattgtaattaagtcaactttttcttttaagaaatacaaataacaatttatcgCATAGATATATGCTTAAAATCTGTTCCATACATGAATTGAACTCCACTTTATAAGCTGGGcacttaaaatattttcattaaaaaaaaactctagtaTTTAATATACTATTATTTTTGTCTTCACACAATTGACTggcatgttttattttatcgaaaataataatacattttaacacatagccatttttatttataaaaacaactttccttcaataataactttaaaattttaactttaattaattttttagaataaaacaatttttttccattatttatCATCTCAATTGACAATGAGTTAACTTAACTCTAAATTCAACTTTTATTATCAACGCTAAGACATCTTCTTTACATTGATAAATTTTGATGTCACTCTAACCTTAGTGAGTGGAGAGCTATTTCATTTAaacttttgttataaaaaagaatttaaaattgcaTAAAGTAGTGGTGTTTTTGTTGAAACACTTTCTTTAAATCAAAGTCTATAATATTTTAATGCAAGGATTCTTAGTTTATGTTACTTTGTGACAAATGGAGGATTCTtagtttttgtttcttcttttcctttcaCTTTGTACTCTCAAGTCTCAAGCAAAATCTCTaacctctctcttctcttccacTTCCTCTTCACTCTTTTGATCTTGCTGATTCTTCGGGTAACATTTTTTCAACTTCACCTTCCAAGTTTTGcttccatttttctctcttctatgttactaaaaaaactcatgaaactctccaacaaatttttttggACCAATCCATCAACATAAGTATCAATTTTTGTGAAATGGGTCATCAAAGAATTTATGAAAGTTTATATCTTTAGGCTAAAATGGTGGTTGGAAAGTGATTTAGTTAATAGTTTGTTTCATGAGTTTTGCATTTAATTTAACtatgttatgtttttgttttagtacTATGTTGTGTTTTTCAATGTTCTTGGTTTAGGAACAATAACAAATGTTGTTTATTCTTTGATGTGTTTTTCATGAGTTCTACATTACAtatgttatgtttttgttttagtacTATGTTGtgtttttcaatgtttttggtTAAGGAACAATGACAaatgttgttcttttttttatagggtATTGAAAGATTGAAGctttttttcttgtttgaaaCTTTGTATTCATTGTGATGTCTCTACCAAGGCTAGGGATAGGTGATGAGGAAAGTAAAAGCAATGTTACTTTGTTGGAAAAAAGTTTGCATTTGAATGGTTCAAAACCAAAAGAGTTCAACTACATGGGATTACCATCCTCTAATTGTTCATCAGTGGATAGTTCAGTTCCAAAAATTCAATCTTTTAAAGATGAGACCAAAAGTAATTTGAATCTTAAAGCTACTGAGCTTAGATTGGGACTTCCAGGATCACTTTCTCCTGAAAGAGATTCATCAGATTTTTGTTTGAGAAGTTCAAAGCAGTTTGATGAAAAGCCTCTTTTTCCTTTGCACCCTCAAAAAGATGATCATCTTTTTGAATCAAAGCCTGCTGTTTTAGGTAACAAAAGAGGGTTTTCTGATGCCATGAATGTTTTTTCAGAGGTAAGTTTTTAATTCAATCAAAAGTGTATGATGGTTTTAAACTGCGGTTCAAGCTATGCTGCGAACTTTTATATTGCAGTAAAATGCTGTTTGATGCAACCCGCTATTAAGTTGCGGACTGCAATTTAGAACTATATGATCTAtctactttttaataaaataatggaaGATTGTACTAAGTATTAAAGTTCCCTCCAAATTGATTATGCAGGGGAAATTGAAGCCTAGCTCCAAAATGCTTGAGAATGTTGCCGGGCAGAAAGTGAAAGCCGATGAAATAGCAACAGTTAAGATTGGTCTTGAGAGACCTAATGGTGTTGGTGAAAGCAAACCAGGTCTTAATGGTTCTGCAAATAATGGAAATAGCACTGCTCCTGCTAGCAAGTAAGTAGGGTGGCCGGTGGTGTGAATTGGCATTAGAGTTTACCGCAAGGTTTTAAATTTAGGACATGTTACGTTTTTTTATATTGCGAATCAAATGCTGTTGATGTCGCAGCTCAGCCTGAATCGCAGTTACTTACAAACGCGGCGACATCAAAAGCCATGATGTCGCAGCTCAGATTGCTGTCAAATAATGGCCGCGTTtcaatttttgtgatttttgagagTCATAGTCAAATGCAGCTTGAATTGTGATTGTATCACGGTCATGCCACCATAAAAAATCATGATGTCGCGGCCCAGGCCGCGGTTgcaaacttattttaaaagctTGGCTTGGCTTAACAATGGAAATGATCTCGGAATAATGATCGATGAATCTTGTGGTGCAGGGCACAGGTTGTTGGTTGGCCTCCAATAAGATCATTTAGGAAAAATTCATTAACAACTGCTTCAAAGAACACTGAAGAGGTTGATGGAAAATTGGGATCAGGAGGTGCAGTGTTTGTGAAGGTTAGCATGGATGGTGCTCCTTATTTAAGAAAAGTAGACTTGAAGAATTACACTGCATATTCAGAACTATCTTCTTCTCTTGAGAAGATGTTCAGCTGTTTCACCATAGGTAGGTAGGAATAGGTTATAGGTTAATTTtggaataaaagaaaaatagtctTTCAACGATTTGAGGCAATTTTTGTGTCTGGATCAAGTTACTGCTTATGTTGATGTGATTTCAGGTCAATgtgaatctcatggaaaccaGATGCTGAATGAAACCAAGCTGAGGGATCTGCTTCATGGGTCAGAATATGTTATTACTTATGAGGATAAAGATGGTGATTGGATGCTTGTCGGTGATGTTCCCTGGGAGT
Above is a genomic segment from Medicago truncatula cultivar Jemalong A17 chromosome 5, MtrunA17r5.0-ANR, whole genome shotgun sequence containing:
- the LOC11433988 gene encoding auxin-responsive protein IAA8, with the translated sequence MSLPRLGIGDEESKSNVTLLEKSLHLNGSKPKEFNYMGLPSSNCSSVDSSVPKIQSFKDETKSNLNLKATELRLGLPGSLSPERDSSDFCLRSSKQFDEKPLFPLHPQKDDHLFESKPAVLGNKRGFSDAMNVFSEGKLKPSSKMLENVAGQKVKADEIATVKIGLERPNGVGESKPGLNGSANNGNSTAPASKAQVVGWPPIRSFRKNSLTTASKNTEEVDGKLGSGGAVFVKVSMDGAPYLRKVDLKNYTAYSELSSSLEKMFSCFTIGQCESHGNQMLNETKLRDLLHGSEYVITYEDKDGDWMLVGDVPWEMFIDTCRRLRIMKSSDAIGLAPRAVEKSKSRN